A genomic window from Paraburkholderia phytofirmans OLGA172 includes:
- a CDS encoding ATP-binding protein — translation MNAATQRPAFPFAALIGQTPLQQALLLAAIDPGLGGVLVSGPRGTAKSTAARALAELLPEGQLVNLPLGASEDRLIGTLDVETVLRDGSVRFSPGLLAKAHRGVLYVDEVNLLPDALVDVLLDAAASGVNTVERDGVSHSHDASFVLIGTMNPEEGELRPQLIDRFGLMVELQNCFDPQVRQQIVKARLAFDLDPQGFRTGYTQQQETYVRRIHAAREALSHLDFDDAVHAHVSALCIDAAVDGLRADLVMLRAARALAAFEQAAAVTTEHVGRVAEAVLIHRRHDRETRAGGDARESEAPRPAADDANAAPSQASQSSQSSQDGASDAAAADSDWGYLPPQPAGVAQVKGVIPLNAKKR, via the coding sequence ATGAACGCAGCAACCCAACGGCCCGCTTTTCCCTTTGCTGCGCTGATCGGGCAGACGCCGTTGCAGCAGGCGTTATTGCTGGCTGCGATCGATCCGGGTCTCGGCGGCGTGCTGGTGAGCGGGCCGCGCGGCACGGCGAAATCGACCGCGGCGCGCGCGCTCGCTGAGTTGTTGCCGGAGGGGCAACTGGTGAATTTGCCACTCGGCGCGAGTGAAGATCGTTTGATCGGCACGCTCGATGTCGAAACCGTATTGCGCGACGGCTCAGTGCGCTTTTCGCCTGGCTTGCTCGCGAAAGCGCATCGCGGCGTGCTGTATGTCGATGAAGTGAATCTGCTGCCCGACGCGCTCGTCGATGTGTTGCTCGATGCCGCTGCCAGTGGCGTGAACACCGTCGAACGCGATGGTGTCTCGCATAGTCACGATGCGAGCTTCGTGCTGATCGGCACAATGAATCCGGAAGAAGGCGAATTGCGGCCGCAACTGATCGATCGCTTCGGTTTGATGGTCGAATTGCAGAACTGTTTTGATCCGCAGGTGCGTCAGCAGATCGTCAAGGCACGTCTGGCGTTCGATCTCGATCCACAGGGTTTTCGAACTGGCTATACGCAGCAACAGGAAACCTACGTTCGGCGGATTCACGCGGCGCGTGAAGCGCTGTCGCATCTCGACTTCGACGACGCCGTGCATGCGCATGTCAGCGCGCTGTGCATCGACGCGGCGGTCGATGGCTTGCGTGCCGATCTCGTGATGCTGCGCGCGGCGCGGGCATTAGCTGCCTTTGAGCAGGCGGCTGCTGTCACGACAGAGCATGTCGGGCGGGTCGCCGAGGCGGTGCTGATACATCGGCGCCACGATCGCGAGACGCGTGCAGGTGGTGACGCGCGTGAGAGCGAAGCGCCGCGGCCGGCTGCTGACGATGCGAATGCCGCGCCTTCGCAAGCTTCGCAATCTTCGCAATCTTCTCAAGATGGAGCGTCAGACGCCGCTGCTGCCGATAGCGATTGGGGTTACTTGCCGCCGCAGCCCGCGGGCGTCGCGCAGGTCAAAGGCGTCATTCCGCTCAACGCAAAAAAACGCTGA
- a CDS encoding vWA domain-containing protein, with product MRQDTLRAEHLRFVREAPRGGVLHCFVLDCSGSMLGGQRLALAKGLLIALFDRASAARAEAALVCFGGAGADLRFGPAVPRWWNERWLRPVGGGGGTPLASGVRQAAQVLERSARRKPAQQRWLWILTDGRSGDQPARPLNADEVVFVNFERGAIRLGRCQTLADAWDAALFTPEELIV from the coding sequence ATGCGTCAGGACACGCTGCGCGCCGAGCATCTGCGCTTCGTGCGCGAGGCGCCGCGGGGCGGTGTCCTGCATTGCTTTGTGCTCGATTGTTCGGGTTCCATGCTGGGCGGCCAGCGCCTCGCACTCGCCAAGGGTCTGCTGATTGCGTTGTTCGACCGCGCCAGTGCTGCGCGTGCCGAGGCGGCGCTGGTGTGTTTTGGCGGTGCTGGCGCCGATCTGCGTTTCGGTCCCGCCGTGCCGCGCTGGTGGAACGAGCGCTGGCTCAGGCCGGTGGGCGGAGGCGGTGGCACGCCGCTAGCGTCCGGCGTGCGTCAGGCGGCGCAGGTGCTGGAGCGCAGCGCCCGGCGCAAGCCCGCTCAGCAGCGCTGGCTGTGGATCCTGACCGACGGCCGCAGCGGCGATCAGCCGGCGCGGCCGCTCAACGCCGACGAAGTGGTATTCGTCAATTTCGAGCGGGGGGCGATACGGCTGGGTCGGTGCCAGACGCTTGCCGACGCATGGGACGCGGCGCTTTTTACACCGGAAGAATTGATCGTCTGA
- the cobN gene encoding cobaltochelatase subunit CobN, which translates to MHLLRTTPGGFVDDTQGVIRIDQQPADIVVLSSADTTLSLLASVFPRLGDGFPSVRLANVTYLRQPASVDFYVEDVLQHARVVVVDHLGGEAYWPYGIEQVVALAERKQQTLAMFSGDLQEDPNLLARSTADADLCHQLWRYLREGGPQNAEAFLRCIAYRSLGWGREPAPPRALPAATLYHPERDSPTVADWQARWRKGAPVAAILFYKAHLQAANTAVFDALIDALEAQGLNPLPIAITSLKDAMSRDVVQRLCAQHDVALVLNTTAFAASAIDDPEPLALAGDAPVMQVILSGGNRKDWLKDNQGLNSRDIAMHIALPEVDGRIITRAISFKGLAYRCPHTEVDVVRYQPDLERVGFLAELSRRWCRLRTLDNADKKLALILANYPMSEGRIGNGVGLDTPASVVGILSMLRDEGYRLGDLPADGDALLKKLTEGVTNDPVVRDLRPALQSLALDDYLVYFNALPAEARHALNARWGSPDQDPTLRRGRFMIAGWRCGQVFVGIQPSRSREQGDYASYHDAELVPPHAYLAFYFWLRHQFGIDAVVHVGKHGNLEWLPGKSVALSDACWPDLILGPMPHLYPFIVNDPGEGSQAKRRAQAVIIDHLMPPLTRAETYGPLQDLERQVDEYYEALMVDPRRSKLLRRTILATIVEHKLHEELSLAAPTGQDDEDVLLTRVDAWLCELKEAQIRDGLHTFGQSPAGVQRRDTLLALGRFPVGDGQGGKAGLIDALARDLQMDHLFDPLSVDWSAAWDGPRPDVMQRVSDAPWRHSGDTRERLELLAAEMLRGVCGDGTSDAVPAAGTLPQAERVIERLRNDVLPRLDACGPQEMLHLKRGLEGRFVPPGPSGSPSRGRPDVLPTGRNFYSVDTRAVPTQAAWSLGLKSAQQLIERHLQEKGDYPRAIGLSVWGTATMRTGGDDIAQALALLGVRPKWAPGSHRVTDFEIMPIEAFDRPRIDVTLRVSGFFRDAFANVMHLFDAAVQAVAELDEPEDLNPIRARVLRERDALVAHGMDATEARKRAGWRVFSARPGAYGAGLQDMIDSQQWQTDADLANAYQAWGGYAYTQKGVGEEARHAFGTRLAAMDVVLQNQDNREHDLLDSNDYYQFQGGMVAAVRHLAGNQPQIYHADHSNPAAPRVRTLHEEIARVIRSRVVNPKWLDGVKRHGYKGAAEIAATVDYLYGYDATARVVADHQYALVTDAYLNDADTREFLQRHNPHAMHSICERLLEAMQRGLWQAPGDYRAQVEQHLLASEQQIEGIQT; encoded by the coding sequence ATGCATCTGCTGCGCACCACGCCGGGCGGTTTTGTCGACGATACGCAAGGTGTGATCCGTATCGACCAGCAGCCCGCCGATATCGTGGTGCTCAGCTCCGCCGACACCACGCTGTCGCTGCTCGCGAGCGTGTTTCCGCGCCTGGGCGACGGTTTTCCGAGCGTGCGGCTCGCGAACGTCACGTATTTGCGGCAGCCGGCTTCGGTGGATTTCTATGTCGAAGACGTGCTGCAGCATGCGCGTGTCGTCGTGGTCGATCACCTTGGCGGCGAAGCGTACTGGCCGTACGGGATCGAACAGGTGGTCGCGCTCGCTGAGCGCAAGCAGCAGACGCTCGCGATGTTCTCCGGCGATCTGCAGGAGGACCCGAATCTGCTCGCGCGCAGCACCGCCGACGCCGATCTGTGTCATCAGCTATGGCGTTATCTGCGTGAAGGCGGCCCGCAGAATGCGGAGGCGTTCCTGCGCTGCATCGCGTACCGCTCGCTTGGCTGGGGTCGCGAGCCTGCGCCACCGCGCGCACTGCCCGCCGCAACGCTCTACCATCCCGAACGCGATTCACCGACCGTGGCCGACTGGCAGGCACGCTGGCGTAAGGGCGCACCGGTCGCTGCGATTCTCTTCTACAAGGCACATCTGCAAGCGGCCAACACGGCCGTGTTCGATGCGCTTATCGATGCGCTCGAAGCACAAGGCCTGAATCCGCTGCCGATCGCAATTACCTCGCTGAAAGATGCAATGAGCCGCGACGTCGTTCAGCGGCTGTGCGCGCAACATGATGTCGCGCTGGTGCTGAATACGACAGCATTCGCCGCGTCTGCGATCGACGACCCGGAGCCGCTTGCGCTCGCTGGCGACGCGCCGGTGATGCAGGTAATCCTGAGCGGCGGCAACCGCAAGGATTGGCTCAAGGACAATCAGGGCCTCAACTCGCGCGATATCGCCATGCATATCGCGCTGCCGGAGGTGGACGGCCGCATCATCACGCGGGCGATCAGTTTCAAGGGGCTTGCCTATCGTTGTCCGCACACCGAGGTCGATGTGGTCCGCTATCAACCGGACCTCGAACGCGTCGGTTTTCTGGCTGAACTGAGCCGCCGCTGGTGCCGTTTGCGCACGCTCGACAACGCGGACAAGAAACTCGCGCTGATCCTCGCCAACTATCCGATGAGCGAAGGGCGGATCGGCAATGGGGTGGGGCTCGATACGCCGGCCTCGGTTGTCGGTATTCTGTCCATGCTGCGCGATGAAGGTTATCGGTTAGGCGATTTGCCCGCTGACGGCGACGCGCTGTTGAAGAAGCTGACCGAAGGCGTGACCAACGATCCTGTGGTGCGAGACTTGCGGCCCGCGTTGCAAAGCCTGGCACTCGACGACTATCTTGTGTACTTCAACGCATTGCCGGCGGAAGCCCGCCATGCGCTGAACGCGCGCTGGGGTTCGCCCGACCAGGATCCGACGTTGCGGCGCGGCCGTTTCATGATCGCGGGCTGGCGCTGCGGGCAGGTGTTCGTCGGGATTCAGCCGTCGCGTTCTCGTGAACAGGGCGATTACGCGAGCTATCACGACGCTGAGCTCGTGCCGCCGCACGCGTATCTGGCGTTCTATTTCTGGCTGCGTCATCAGTTCGGCATTGATGCGGTCGTGCATGTCGGCAAGCACGGCAATCTCGAATGGCTGCCGGGCAAAAGCGTCGCATTGAGCGATGCCTGCTGGCCCGATCTGATTCTCGGGCCGATGCCGCATCTGTATCCGTTCATCGTCAACGATCCGGGCGAGGGCAGTCAGGCGAAGCGCCGCGCGCAAGCCGTCATCATCGATCACCTGATGCCGCCGCTCACGCGCGCCGAAACTTACGGGCCGTTGCAGGACCTCGAACGCCAGGTCGACGAATACTATGAAGCGCTGATGGTCGATCCACGCCGCTCGAAGCTGTTGAGGCGCACGATTCTCGCGACCATCGTCGAGCATAAGCTGCATGAAGAGCTGAGTCTCGCGGCGCCAACCGGTCAGGACGATGAGGACGTGCTGTTGACGCGCGTCGACGCCTGGCTGTGCGAGTTGAAGGAGGCGCAGATTCGCGATGGTTTGCATACATTCGGGCAATCGCCCGCTGGGGTGCAGCGGCGCGATACGTTGCTGGCTTTGGGACGCTTTCCGGTCGGCGATGGTCAGGGCGGCAAGGCCGGTTTGATCGATGCATTGGCGCGCGATCTGCAGATGGATCATCTGTTCGATCCGTTGTCGGTGGATTGGTCGGCGGCGTGGGACGGCCCACGTCCCGACGTTATGCAACGTGTGAGCGATGCGCCGTGGCGGCACAGCGGCGATACGCGCGAGCGCCTGGAGTTGTTGGCGGCTGAGATGTTGCGTGGCGTGTGTGGCGATGGGACGTCCGATGCGGTGCCGGCGGCTGGGACGTTGCCCCAAGCCGAACGTGTGATCGAACGCCTGCGCAACGACGTATTGCCGCGGCTCGACGCTTGCGGTCCGCAGGAAATGCTGCATCTGAAGCGCGGCCTTGAAGGGCGCTTCGTGCCGCCGGGGCCGAGCGGCTCGCCTTCGCGTGGACGGCCCGATGTGCTGCCTACCGGCCGCAACTTCTATTCGGTCGATACGCGCGCAGTGCCGACGCAGGCGGCGTGGTCGCTCGGTTTGAAATCCGCGCAGCAGTTGATCGAACGGCATCTGCAGGAAAAGGGCGACTACCCGAGAGCGATCGGGCTCTCGGTATGGGGCACGGCGACGATGCGCACCGGCGGCGACGATATTGCCCAGGCACTCGCTTTACTTGGCGTGCGGCCGAAGTGGGCGCCGGGAAGTCATCGCGTGACCGACTTCGAGATCATGCCGATCGAAGCGTTTGACCGGCCGCGTATCGATGTCACATTGCGCGTGTCCGGTTTTTTCCGCGATGCCTTCGCGAACGTGATGCATCTGTTCGACGCCGCCGTGCAGGCCGTGGCCGAACTCGACGAACCCGAAGACCTGAACCCGATCCGCGCGCGCGTGCTGCGCGAACGCGACGCGCTGGTTGCGCATGGCATGGACGCCACGGAGGCGCGCAAGCGCGCCGGCTGGCGCGTGTTCAGTGCGCGGCCCGGCGCTTATGGCGCGGGTCTGCAGGACATGATCGACTCGCAGCAATGGCAAACCGATGCCGATCTCGCGAACGCCTATCAGGCGTGGGGCGGTTACGCCTACACGCAGAAAGGCGTCGGCGAAGAAGCGCGCCACGCGTTCGGCACGCGTCTTGCCGCAATGGACGTGGTGCTGCAGAACCAGGACAACCGCGAGCACGACCTGCTCGATTCGAACGACTACTATCAGTTCCAGGGCGGCATGGTCGCGGCGGTGCGGCATCTGGCGGGCAATCAGCCGCAGATCTATCACGCGGACCATAGCAATCCGGCCGCGCCGCGCGTTCGCACGCTGCATGAAGAGATTGCGCGTGTGATCCGCTCGCGAGTGGTCAATCCGAAATGGCTCGACGGCGTGAAGCGCCACGGCTACAAGGGCGCTGCTGAAATCGCGGCGACGGTCGATTACCTCTACGGCTACGACGCGACCGCGCGGGTGGTCGCCGATCATCAATATGCGCTCGTTACCGATGCCTATCTGAACGACGCCGATACACGCGAGTTCTTGCAGCGGCACAATCCGCACGCCATGCATTCGATCTGCGAGCGTCTGCTCGAAGCGATGCAGCGCGGTCTGTGGCAAGCGCCCGGTGACTATCGCGCGCAAGTCGAACAGCATCTGCTCGCGAGCGAGCAGCAGATCGAAGGAATACAGACATGA
- a CDS encoding flagellar brake protein yields the protein MENPAEALTKAQTVAPSSAPSSTPLTLEAVPIGTPLDWPIADSDGTLLFARGTILATTDERKFLFDNFHPHRGDLLDAATQPEPQTGHPADTTGNLTLKEMHLTIGALIGMRSQLGSGAPMHPCRIIGFAPNQALFVTPPLQDGRILPLVLGENVEIVAIASHAVFRFVCTVEAVCRAPFDYVVLSKPGVIRRLRERKSIRVHAHLAVRFGIGETGDSYQGLGLAKSISALGMSLTTSWTLGTVGERLRVAFRLNSAELQTEIETTATIRNVQKGSAPGEPSTHGLELDQLDAAQQMAMKVFVFDRQDDVQHWSNGSN from the coding sequence ATGGAAAACCCCGCAGAAGCCCTGACAAAAGCTCAAACCGTGGCCCCAAGCTCCGCCCCCTCATCAACGCCCCTAACGCTGGAAGCAGTCCCAATAGGCACCCCTCTCGACTGGCCGATCGCCGACTCCGACGGCACACTCCTCTTCGCCCGAGGCACCATCCTCGCGACCACGGACGAGCGCAAATTCCTGTTCGACAACTTCCACCCGCACCGCGGCGACTTGCTGGACGCGGCTACGCAACCGGAACCCCAAACCGGCCACCCCGCCGACACCACCGGCAACCTCACACTAAAAGAGATGCACCTGACAATAGGTGCATTAATAGGCATGCGCTCGCAGCTGGGCAGCGGTGCGCCAATGCATCCATGCCGCATCATTGGCTTCGCGCCCAACCAGGCGCTCTTCGTCACGCCGCCACTGCAAGATGGCCGCATCCTCCCGCTAGTCCTCGGTGAAAACGTCGAGATCGTCGCCATAGCGAGCCACGCCGTGTTTCGTTTCGTCTGCACGGTCGAGGCAGTTTGCCGCGCCCCATTCGACTACGTGGTGCTATCGAAACCCGGCGTGATCCGCCGCCTGCGCGAACGCAAATCGATCCGCGTCCACGCGCACCTCGCGGTGCGCTTCGGCATCGGTGAAACGGGCGATTCATATCAAGGTCTGGGCCTCGCCAAAAGCATCAGCGCACTCGGCATGTCGCTGACCACCTCATGGACACTCGGTACAGTCGGCGAACGACTGCGCGTCGCCTTTCGGCTCAACTCGGCGGAACTGCAAACCGAGATCGAAACGACCGCCACCATCCGCAACGTGCAGAAAGGCAGTGCACCGGGCGAGCCGTCGACCCATGGCCTCGAACTCGATCAGCTCGATGCAGCGCAACAAATGGCGATGAAAGTCTTCGTATTCGACCGCCAGGACGATGTGCAGCATTGGTCCAACGGTTCGAATTAG